A single Vulcanisaeta distributa DSM 14429 DNA region contains:
- a CDS encoding endonuclease III domain-containing protein: MNETVNRLIETFRGIKSELESVGWYPVDAESTRWWGGAETPDEVIITAILVQQTRWDVVHEVLNRLRKLGLNTIESIANADPNYLAEVIKGVNYRFTKAQRLVKLARNITVIGGLERLRLKGDVRDFLLNQEGVGRETADSIMLFALNILTLPISQYTKRVFSRVLGINPGNDYDSWKRTLEDLIPRDLYTYKLVHASVITIGKKYCLPDNPLCDKCPLRDLCLYANGRR, translated from the coding sequence ATGAACGAAACCGTGAATAGGCTAATCGAGACATTCAGGGGCATTAAGAGTGAGTTGGAGAGTGTGGGTTGGTATCCCGTGGATGCCGAGTCAACAAGGTGGTGGGGTGGTGCTGAGACGCCTGATGAGGTAATAATCACGGCAATACTTGTGCAACAAACCCGCTGGGACGTGGTGCACGAAGTGCTCAATAGGCTTAGGAAGCTTGGACTGAACACCATCGAGAGCATCGCTAATGCAGACCCTAATTACCTAGCTGAGGTCATTAAGGGCGTTAATTATAGATTTACGAAGGCCCAGAGACTTGTTAAGCTCGCTCGCAACATCACAGTGATCGGGGGCTTAGAGAGACTGAGGCTTAAGGGTGATGTTAGGGATTTCCTGCTTAACCAGGAGGGTGTTGGTAGGGAGACCGCGGATTCAATAATGCTCTTTGCCCTGAACATACTTACATTACCCATTTCGCAATATACAAAGAGGGTGTTCAGTAGGGTATTGGGCATTAATCCTGGTAATGACTATGACTCATGGAAGAGGACGCTTGAGGATTTAATACCGAGGGACCTATACACCTATAAGTTGGTGCATGCCTCAGTGATTACTATCGGCAAGAAGTATTGCTTGCCTGATAACCCATTATGCGATAAATGCCCATTAAGGGATTTATGCCTATACGCTAATGGTAGGAGGTGA
- a CDS encoding B12-binding domain-containing radical SAM protein: MNMRVLLAVPPGIDKLELYKVLGLKAPPLGLAWIAAVLERAGHKVRIIDSPTEGIDLRTFMGEVKSWQPDVVGITAITPTVYKAYETAKAIKEYDKDLPVIMGGPHVTFMYEEALSNNVDVVVRGEGEYTTLELINTMEKYGMDPAHLKSIRGLVFKDGDQVIKTPDRPPIKNLDELPPPARHLLPMDKYTLFGKPIRIVHVMASRGCPYGCSFCSTSYFWGRIIRYRSAKAVADEIEDTVNTYKTNIIVFTDDEFTLGKRFVYEFLRELEERKLDISFSCGSRVDTIDREMMIALKKHGCTALYFGVESGSQDTINRIGKRITLEQAVRVFQWAKEIKIDHVGSFVIGFPWESIDDMKNTVKFAMKLNPTYAQFTVATPYPGTPLYYQALSENLIEDWNWEHWTTLKAVMRGYKFTKEQAQKMLQWAYVKYYSRLGFLIHELIHGRLGTIISAIRNSLVPWFTEKLLRRGE; encoded by the coding sequence ATGAACATGAGAGTCCTACTTGCCGTCCCGCCGGGTATTGATAAGTTAGAACTGTATAAAGTGCTTGGTCTGAAAGCACCGCCACTTGGCCTTGCCTGGATCGCGGCAGTGCTCGAGAGGGCTGGCCATAAGGTTAGGATAATTGATTCACCGACCGAGGGCATTGACCTAAGGACATTCATGGGCGAGGTTAAGTCCTGGCAACCAGACGTTGTTGGCATAACTGCAATAACGCCAACAGTCTATAAAGCCTATGAAACGGCTAAGGCGATTAAGGAGTATGATAAGGACCTGCCTGTAATAATGGGTGGTCCACATGTAACGTTCATGTATGAGGAAGCATTGAGCAATAACGTTGACGTTGTTGTTAGGGGTGAGGGTGAATACACGACGCTTGAGCTCATAAATACGATGGAGAAGTATGGGATGGACCCAGCTCACCTAAAGTCGATAAGGGGCTTAGTGTTTAAGGATGGTGATCAAGTGATTAAGACTCCCGATAGGCCGCCAATCAAGAACCTGGATGAGTTACCACCGCCAGCCCGCCATTTATTGCCCATGGATAAGTACACACTGTTTGGCAAACCGATTAGAATAGTCCATGTTATGGCAAGTAGGGGGTGCCCATACGGCTGCTCCTTCTGTTCCACGTCATACTTCTGGGGCAGGATAATTAGGTATAGGTCGGCCAAGGCCGTGGCTGATGAGATTGAGGATACCGTGAATACGTATAAGACAAACATAATCGTATTCACCGATGATGAGTTTACACTCGGTAAGAGGTTCGTGTATGAATTTCTCAGGGAGCTTGAGGAGAGGAAGCTCGACATAAGCTTCTCCTGTGGTTCCAGGGTTGACACAATAGATAGAGAGATGATGATTGCGCTGAAGAAGCATGGGTGCACTGCGCTGTACTTCGGCGTTGAGTCGGGGAGTCAGGACACAATTAACAGGATCGGTAAGAGGATAACCCTTGAGCAAGCCGTTAGGGTATTTCAGTGGGCTAAGGAGATTAAGATAGACCACGTGGGCTCCTTCGTGATAGGCTTCCCATGGGAGTCGATAGACGACATGAAGAACACCGTAAAGTTCGCAATGAAGCTAAACCCGACATACGCCCAATTCACCGTTGCCACGCCATACCCAGGCACACCACTTTACTACCAGGCGCTCAGTGAGAACCTCATTGAGGATTGGAATTGGGAGCATTGGACGACGCTTAAGGCCGTCATGAGGGGTTACAAATTCACCAAGGAGCAGGCTCAGAAAATGCTTCAGTGGGCTTACGTGAAGTACTACAGTAGGCTTGGCTTCCTAATCCATGAGTTAATACATGGTAGGTTAGGTACAATAATATCCGCGATAAGGAACTCCCTAGTTCCCTGGTTCACGGAGAAACTGCTTAGGCGTGGTGAGTGA
- a CDS encoding DUF367 family protein — MIPRVFIYRLPQDDPRKNTAIKLVRFGFAQLVDSIKALPSGSIILDPTVKTPLTPSDRVIAESRGLSLIDCSWKRAVDVHTKFIRGKFIRRRLPLLIAANPTHYGKPYILSTIEAVAAALYIMGFKDEAMEVLRLYKWGPNFIIINQKYLERYAAGDLSPERELLGVDDVDNGLEQLMRVLTNGD; from the coding sequence GTGATACCCAGAGTCTTCATTTATAGATTACCGCAGGATGATCCAAGGAAGAACACTGCGATTAAATTGGTTAGGTTTGGATTTGCGCAATTAGTGGATAGTATTAAGGCATTGCCAAGTGGTTCAATAATTCTCGACCCAACAGTTAAAACACCATTAACACCCAGTGATAGGGTTATCGCTGAATCAAGGGGATTATCATTGATAGACTGCTCCTGGAAAAGGGCTGTTGACGTTCATACTAAGTTCATTAGGGGTAAATTCATTAGAAGGAGGCTACCATTACTCATAGCCGCTAACCCAACGCATTACGGCAAGCCATACATATTAAGCACGATTGAAGCCGTGGCGGCGGCGCTCTATATAATGGGCTTTAAGGATGAGGCAATGGAGGTCCTAAGGCTGTATAAGTGGGGCCCGAATTTCATAATAATTAATCAGAAATACTTAGAGAGATATGCCGCGGGTGATTTGTCGCCGGAGAGGGAGTTATTGGGTGTTGATGATGTTGATAATGGGCTTGAGCAGCTAATGAGGGTTTTAACAAACGGTGACTGA
- the spt4 gene encoding transcription elongation factor subunit Spt4 — translation MSARGRRPVRRSPLPGYKACRNCKAVVPEDVEKCPVCGGTDFTKDWMGLIVILKPEESCIAKRLGITKAGMYAIEVL, via the coding sequence ATGAGTGCGAGGGGTAGGAGACCGGTTAGGCGTAGTCCATTGCCCGGCTATAAGGCTTGCAGGAATTGTAAGGCAGTCGTACCTGAGGATGTTGAGAAGTGCCCAGTATGTGGTGGTACTGACTTCACGAAGGATTGGATGGGCCTTATAGTAATACTTAAGCCCGAGGAGTCCTGCATCGCCAAGAGACTTGGCATTACCAAGGCTGGCATGTACGCAATCGAGGTCCTATAA
- a CDS encoding 30S ribosomal protein S24e, which produces MSIPMPKLPEGIEAGKLVFKLLNIRENKVIGRKEVTAEAWHVGLPTPSRVQLREEIAKAMGVDVKQVYVVRVITEYGRHRSVIEAHVYDDPNVGERIEPLYIRLRNMPKEEAKKIREEMKKRKTEKKAAAKKQ; this is translated from the coding sequence ATGTCAATACCAATGCCGAAATTACCGGAGGGCATTGAGGCAGGTAAGCTCGTATTTAAGCTACTCAACATTAGGGAGAATAAGGTTATTGGTCGTAAGGAGGTTACTGCCGAGGCCTGGCACGTGGGCTTACCAACACCAAGTAGGGTTCAACTACGTGAAGAAATTGCGAAGGCCATGGGTGTTGATGTTAAGCAGGTGTATGTTGTGAGGGTTATCACTGAGTATGGTAGGCACAGGAGTGTCATTGAGGCCCACGTTTATGATGACCCCAATGTGGGCGAGAGGATTGAGCCGCTTTATATAAGGCTTAGGAATATGCCGAAGGAGGAGGCTAAGAAGATACGTGAGGAGATGAAGAAGAGGAAGACTGAGAAGAAGGCTGCGGCTAAGAAGCAGTAA